The genomic segment AAGAGGGCACCAATCAGGGGAGCTAAAAATACATCAATGCAAAGAAGAGGAACAATAGAACGGACCTCAGAGAGGGATTGGAGTGATAGAAGCGGGAGATACGGTGGAGATTGGTGGGTTTAGGCTTCACCGGCTTCTTGCGGAGGCCGCAGATCTCCTGAACCAGGGGCACGTGAACCAGCACCGTCTTCCACGCCACGAACCAACCTGCGCCCAATCCAACGAGGAgcagaccaaaaaaaaataaaaataggtcAGAAACAAGGAATCAATCACTAGGGTTCACGGAGATAGACCAATGGAGGAATTAACAGATCGAGAGGGGATTTTATCTTTAAAACATAGGGTTTTTGGTGGTGGCTGGATTGGGACTCACTTAGGAGGATCAAAGAGAAGACGAACAAGATCGCGAGAAGAGGGCGAAGGAAGAAGATCGACGCGTGCTCCCAAAGCCACCGTGGCCACCGCTCGCCGGAGCCGTCGCCGCCGCCCATCTGGCCGCGCTCTCGTCCTCCCACGTGCTACCTATCGCTTGGAAAGGGCGAGAAAGGTTGAAGCTTTCTACACGGAGTCAGCAAAGACTTCCACGGAACCACGCAACGGAGCATCGCGTTGTAAGTATTTGGGAAGTAGTAAATTTAATCGGACAGCCTAACGAACTCACGTTCCAACGCAAACTCGGAAATCCTCTACCTTTGCTCGCGGACTTTTTATCTGACAGCCCCGCCTCTAAATTTTCTCAAAACCAATTTCGGTAAATATGTGCTTGATAATGGCAAGAAAAAGATACCGGCTTCCTTATTTAAAACCCAGATTCTAGGATAGCTATTACTGGCAGCTACCAGTTCtccaataatttcaaaagctAAGATGAAGACGGCACAGGCCGGTTTGAACCATACTCGCATGTTGTAGGCTAGAGCAGTTTTACTTAAAAGCGACTCGCTACGGTAATTGGCTAGATCCAAGGTGGCACCCACACCGCCAGTGTCACTCCTTGCTTCGAAATATTTGAGTCATAATTAATAGCGGCATGGTATTCAAATAAATACGTTTTCAGAGAGACTAACAGGATGCAAATTGGATGACTTCGTATGTGGCTAATCACTCCGGAAATGCCATGTAAGTTGGAGAGAAGGAGTTGCTTAGAACGTTCCATAATTtgctattttttgacttttttggatgTGTTCATTCTAGGACAGTATGAATCATTCGTTTTagcagaaaaaagaaataacaaatattttttctacTTAATTCACTATAatgactattttttatctaaattaATAATTTGCCGAGATAACCCTATTATAATAATGGGAAGCATTTAGGTACGGTGAACCTAGGttataagaaaaatatttaaacaaataaacaatatcAAAAACGGCTCTAAATGGAAATATCTAATGAATGAATTCATAAAACTGATCTGAAATAATtaacaaataatttaatattataattatggGTACCATTATTGTGATCCTGGAATCTCTAACTTTATCAAGACTGATATCCCGTGTGGACAAGAACATGTTCTTGTCAATGGCTAgtcaatattttaaaaaatttcctGCAAAACAAATAATTTAAGCTGTTTGACCTGCTCAACTTAGTCAAGTGAATCAATCAGCCCAGTTTGACCCATGATGGTTCATATCCATGATAAAACCTGATATTTCACCATTTTACCAAGTCTCTTTAGATAGACTTTAGAGTTCGCCAATATAAACCGTAGCTTCTAGAATTTATAAACTTTCGTGATaagatttattaaaaatattataaaattcaTATCCTTTAGTTTATTTATGTTTGATATCTAATATCTTCGAACTATCTCTACTCTTCGCCTTTTTCAACGGGCTAGATCTAATTCATTTAGTATTTTGTCAAGAACACTTCAAGGTGAAAACATGTAATCCCTTGGATTTCAAAACAAGTTCTTTAATTAATTCTTACTCTATCATGATGCATCTAAGTTTCTTTATATATAGTCCTTATCATTACTCATGTATGTAACTTAGACATAAGCAAGAATTTCTTGTATCACAAGGTAACAAGTAGAAGTTTTAAGTCGAGTAAAGCTAActatactactactactactacaagCAAGAATTCACTGCCTTCTATTGTtgactttttatttttgataaatcagaTGAATTATACTATTGACCTTTAAAGTCCAAATTTCATAAATTTAATCAATATCAAATTCATAGGTG from the Phoenix dactylifera cultivar Barhee BC4 chromosome 14, palm_55x_up_171113_PBpolish2nd_filt_p, whole genome shotgun sequence genome contains:
- the LOC103701330 gene encoding uncharacterized protein LOC103701330 isoform X3 translates to MGGGDGSGERWPRWLWEHASIFFLRPLLAILFVFSLILLSWFVAWKTVLVHVPLVQEICGLRKKPVKPKPTNLHRISRFYHSNPSLSFKF
- the LOC103701330 gene encoding uncharacterized protein LOC103701330 isoform X1 is translated as MGGGDGSGERWPRWLWEHASIFFLRPLLAILFVFSLILLSWFVAWKTVLVHVPLVQEICGLRKKPVKPKPTNLHRISRFYHSNPSLRGSITEENYDTSGYQIIVKEE
- the LOC103701330 gene encoding uncharacterized protein LOC103701330 isoform X2, with translation MGGGDGSGERWPRWLWEHASIFFLRPLLAILFVFSLILLSWFVAWKTVLVHVPLVQEICGLRKKPVKPKPTNLHRISRFYHSNPSLRNNRSKTEEKSS